Proteins from a genomic interval of Microbacterium abyssi:
- a CDS encoding MDR family MFS transporter translates to MRVIWLLLVAAFVAILNETTMGIAIPHLNTDLGIPPELGQWLTSAFMLTMAIVIPTTGFLLQRFTTRQIFIAAMSAFTLGTLVCLLAPGFAVLLVGRVIQAGGTGIMMPLLMTTMMNVVPPQSRGRMMGRVGLVISLAPAIGPTLAGAVLNVASWRLLFAIVLPIAIIALAMGAKWMTNLGETTDAPIDVLSVVLSAFGFGGVVYGLSQFGGEGESGGATIGVVSLVIGGIALALFVWRQLVLQRVDDALLDLRVFRTRNYTIAVIVMAILALSMFGTLVLLPQYLQNVAGLDALQSGLVLLPGSVLMGLLGPVMGRIYDARGTRTLLIPGTIMVSAALFFYSTVGEHTVWWLLVIAQAIMSVGLAMSFTPLFSASLGSLRRHLYSHGSAALNTIQQVGGAAGVALLTVVYSSILHAGEHEGLDTAAAGAPGARMAFLIAAIISLGAVALSAFVRKPADDVDAEFVAGH, encoded by the coding sequence ATGCGCGTGATCTGGCTGCTGCTGGTGGCCGCCTTCGTCGCGATCCTGAACGAGACCACGATGGGCATCGCGATCCCGCACCTGAACACCGACCTCGGCATCCCGCCCGAGCTCGGGCAGTGGCTCACGAGCGCGTTCATGCTGACGATGGCGATCGTCATCCCGACGACCGGCTTCCTGCTGCAGCGCTTCACCACGCGTCAGATCTTCATCGCCGCGATGAGCGCGTTCACGCTCGGCACCCTGGTGTGCCTGCTCGCGCCGGGGTTCGCCGTGCTTCTGGTGGGTCGCGTGATCCAGGCCGGCGGCACCGGCATCATGATGCCGCTGCTGATGACGACGATGATGAACGTCGTGCCCCCGCAGTCGCGCGGACGCATGATGGGCCGCGTCGGGCTCGTCATCTCGCTCGCCCCCGCCATCGGTCCGACCCTCGCGGGCGCCGTGCTGAACGTGGCGAGCTGGCGTCTGCTGTTCGCCATCGTCCTCCCGATCGCGATCATCGCCCTCGCGATGGGCGCCAAGTGGATGACGAACCTCGGCGAGACGACCGACGCTCCGATCGACGTGCTCTCAGTCGTGCTCTCCGCATTCGGCTTCGGCGGCGTCGTCTACGGCCTCAGTCAGTTCGGCGGCGAAGGCGAATCTGGCGGAGCGACGATCGGCGTCGTGTCGCTCGTGATCGGGGGCATCGCTCTCGCTCTGTTCGTCTGGCGCCAGCTCGTGCTGCAGCGCGTGGACGACGCGCTGCTCGACCTGCGCGTGTTCCGCACCCGCAACTACACGATCGCCGTGATCGTGATGGCGATCCTCGCGCTCTCGATGTTCGGAACGCTCGTCCTGCTGCCGCAGTACCTGCAGAACGTCGCGGGTCTCGACGCCCTCCAGTCAGGACTCGTCCTGCTGCCCGGTTCCGTGCTCATGGGACTGCTGGGCCCCGTGATGGGCCGCATCTACGACGCTCGCGGTACGCGCACGCTGCTCATCCCCGGCACGATCATGGTCTCGGCCGCGCTGTTCTTCTACTCGACGGTCGGCGAGCACACCGTGTGGTGGCTGCTGGTGATCGCGCAGGCGATCATGTCGGTGGGGCTGGCGATGTCGTTCACACCGCTGTTCTCGGCGTCGCTCGGATCGCTGCGTCGTCACCTGTACTCGCACGGTTCCGCCGCGCTGAACACGATCCAGCAGGTGGGCGGCGCCGCCGGTGTCGCTCTGCTGACTGTGGTGTACTCGTCGATCCTGCACGCCGGCGAGCACGAAGGGCTCGACACCGCTGCGGCCGGCGCACCGGGTGCGCGGATGGCGTTCCTGATCGCCGCGATCATCTCGCTGGGCGCGGTGGCGCTGAGCGCCTTCGTGCGCAAGCCGGCGGATGACGTCGACGCGGAGTTCGTCGCAGGGCACTGA
- a CDS encoding DUF6328 family protein, protein MHRDDPSDDVLREDGRDETPNERADRNWEELMQELRVMQTGTQVLSGFLLAVAFQPRFTELDPLQVGLYLILVGLAALATILALAPVGMHRSLFGQRRKPELVRMGSMMVKADLVVVGVLSVGVTTLIVDFTLDRTIAIVVLAVGALVVVGLWLVLPLMARSTLRSR, encoded by the coding sequence ATGCACCGAGATGACCCCTCAGACGATGTCCTCCGCGAGGACGGCCGTGATGAGACGCCGAACGAGCGCGCCGACCGCAACTGGGAGGAGCTCATGCAGGAGTTGCGGGTCATGCAGACCGGCACACAGGTGCTCTCAGGATTCCTGCTCGCAGTCGCCTTCCAGCCGCGTTTCACCGAGCTCGACCCGCTGCAGGTCGGGCTGTACCTCATCCTCGTCGGCCTCGCCGCGTTGGCGACGATCCTCGCCCTCGCTCCTGTCGGCATGCATCGTTCGCTGTTCGGACAGCGCCGCAAGCCCGAACTCGTGCGGATGGGCTCGATGATGGTCAAGGCCGACCTGGTGGTCGTCGGCGTGCTCAGCGTCGGCGTCACCACTCTGATCGTCGACTTCACCCTGGATCGCACCATCGCGATCGTCGTCCTCGCCGTCGGGGCGCTCGTCGTCGTCGGTCTGTGGCTCGTGCTGCCGCTGATGGCACGCTCGACGCTGCGTTCGCGATGA